A genomic window from Antedon mediterranea chromosome 4, ecAntMedi1.1, whole genome shotgun sequence includes:
- the LOC140047906 gene encoding uncharacterized protein, with protein sequence MFITYLRHNLIIYLLCSLFRVMQSSILYGGILGEHIDEVDHNHPDVAEVIQFAKEKARKYESLVANNGLNSEPDILGIHKEKLHYTVNGATRYVKKEYLIEKGKQKIQTKRAIVGLNYRLALSWSNSSYFHELLITKDRAHRLFIFQHTFYETNSRICINSSSEINKASKTTDDHITIIDQSSSLGDGHVVPSSKSFSSILRKNPLSLGDGCHKSESYLNSHWKVPSTEAQRHLQILSYNIWNFNSFENNPNYYVRRMNQLGILVAGSQSDIIGFQEVRFDQLNGKELGPAQVQHLANYLPGYQFVYQPAVSYFSQDLVRVEEGLAIFSKHPIVAHDYILLSRNFSDADDSVHQRICLRAEIIIPDIGAVHVFVTHLSLSASARLRSVLEIWNYISAVKGPAILLGDFNDEPHSKPIQFLSGKTDINGVWTSELKDAWRVFYKEPRPDTPGVYQGNEKRDDGLTFNRLDKHLRKRIDYIFVRLPKHLEIKDISLLNDEQWNRKASSDHVAVQATIKEASPG encoded by the exons ATGTTTATTACCTATTTGAGGCATAAcctcattatttatttgttgtgttCATTATTTAGAG TTATGCAAAGCAGCATTTTATATGGAGGAATTCTTGGAGAGCATATAGATGAAGTGGACCACAATCACCCTGATGTTGCAGAGGTTATTCAA TTTGCCAAAGAGAAAGCAAGAAAATATGAGTCTTTAGTAGCAAACAATGGTTTGAACTCGGAACCTGATATTCTTGGTATACATAAAGAA AAGTTGCATTACACAGTAAATGGTGCTACTCGCTATGTCAAGAAGGAATACCTCATTGAAAAAGGAAAAcagaaaatacaaacaaaacgtGCAATAGTTGGACTTAATTATAGACTTGCTCTGTCATGGAGCAACAGTTCTTACTttcatgaattattaataacaaaagATCGTGCTCaccgtttatttatttttcaacacACATTTTATGAAACAAACTCAAGGATATGCATAAATTCCAGTTCGGAAATAAACAAGGCTAGTAAAACTACTGATGATCATATTACTATTATTGACCAATCAAGTAGCTTGGGTGATGGTCATGTGGTTCCATCTAGCAAATCGTTTTCAAGTATTCTCAGGAAGAATCCATTATCTTTAGGGGATGGATGTCACAAATCGGAAAGTTATTTGAATTCTCATTGGAAAGTTCCGTCAACTGAAGCGCAAAGACATTTACAAATTTTATCGTATAACATTTGGAATTTTAATAGTTTTGAAAATAATCCTAACTATTATGTCAGAAGAATGAATCAACTAGGCATT TTGGTTGCAGGCAGTCAAAGTGATATTATAGGGTTTCAGGAAGTTCGATTTGACCAATTAAATGGGAAGGAACTTGGACCCGCTCAGGTGCAACACCTTGCTAACTATTTACCTGGCTACCAG TTTGTGTACCAACCCGCCGTTTCCTATTTCTCACAGGATCTAGTAAGAGTTGAAGAAGGTTTAGCGATATTTTCCAAACATCCTATTGTAGCACATGACTATATCCTATTATCAAG GAATTTTTCAGATGCCGATGATTCTGTCCATCAAAGAATCTGTCTCCGAGCTGAGATTATTATTCCTGATATTGGTGCT GTTCATGTGTTTGTGACCCACCTTTCACTCAGTGCATCTGCTAGGCTGAGATCTGTCTTGGAAATCTGGAATTATATTAGTGCAGTTAAAGGACCTGCTATCCTATTAGGAGATTTCAATGATGAACCACACAGCAAGCCTATACA GTTTTTATCTGGTAAAACTGATATTAATGGTGTGTGGACAAGTGAATTGAAAGACGCATGGAGAGTGTTCTACAAGGAACCAAG GCCTGATACCCCTGGTGTATACCAAGGAAATGAGAAAAGGGATGATGGTCTTACATTTAACAGACTTGATAAACATCTTAGGAAACGT attgatTATATATTTGTTCGTTTACCAAAACATCTTGAAATAAAAGACATTTCTCTGTTAAACGATGAGCAATGGAATCGCAAGGCTAGCTCAGACCATGTTGCAGTACAAGCAACGATAAAGGAAGCTAGTCCAGGTTAA
- the LOC140046346 gene encoding tRNA (34-2'-O)-methyltransferase regulator WDR6-like isoform X2, whose translation MYGHSARVWAARLLSKNIISIGEDATCIVWNYEGKILHKFKGHKGRSIWSLAVNKEETMIATGGGDSSIRLWYLDSESHNELAAVEGIHLQHYVQTHNGFDKNDFARTVMLTNNAEVITMTNAGYLLGYQLKTKLWRIITHDARFRSYGITSLSPSHHLVALGNIHGDIKIVHLSSPKYVQLSNAFESKVLGLCWADDQKLVSSGPEGRLILWNVCMTENELTAAKSMMFFLPESRQRWITTAAVLPYGRGILCGDKRGSLHHFPYPVDSNTEPIQPVTTLRGVHGKVGVTDICCHNNNVYSTGRDGTYKEYQFHDNFLQVMNTNKVYKGFEWIEKILIKENGEMQVLGFHTTHFVVWSVSQNQTLFQVDCGGGHRTWGYAELENISCFAFIKARDVFLCKQTGLQKQLILKDSLHGRELTCAKFLERINVKGIGYLLMATGSEDTMVKIVAVDCKTSKAVVIKTLQDHISSVRDLAICESHYSHGIKKHECQNKREEAEKLLFSVGGRCSIKCWRLVIKDNAENLESACTVSLLASYGTLDAKQRRKRMRQRQPLDPDTRYMALQVTSAQDVDKSLPHYNQFLTIAASDGFIRLFNFSEVHKTFINIWSSSWHNVCLLSLTQIIHKLPEGNAVVVCSAGTDGRVALWDITNLIYTYHSGVDKCQRSNEDKFYSEDSCSSKDDISCKGLESNFNLHKLTKDELMNPESSEHAERHLEKAMSAGSSSSVQIKEDVDITGASGIEENHKPLFTKRIHQSGINTMDIVNTGSDYLLASGGDDNAIHVTILKVRIQENGHIKFDVGDSFSIPSAHATLISGVKFLDKHNLLSSSIDQRLNSWKINHNKMKLIGSEFTHVADTSGLNVTIIGEKVYILLHGQGFQLLSTSSKVDE comes from the exons ATGTATGGCCATAGCGCTAGAGTGTGGGCTGCCCGACTGCTcagtaaaaacataattagcatAGGAGAG GATGCAACTTGTATTGTGTGGAACTATGAGGGGAAAATTCTACATAAGTTCAAAGGTCATAAG GGTCGAAGTATTTGGAGTTTAGCAGTCAACAAAGAAGAAACAATGATT GCAACTGGTGGTGGGGATAGCAGTATACGACTATGGTATTTGGATAGTGAATCGCACAATG AGTTAGCAGCAGTTGAGGGCATTCATCTACAACACTACGTTCAGACTCATAATGGGTTTGATAAGAATGATTTTGCAAGAACTGTTATGTTAACTAACAACGCTGAAGTTATCACAATGACAAATGCTGG ATACTTATTGGGTTACCAACTGAAGACCAAGTTATGGAGAATAATTACCCATGATGCAAGATTTAGGTCATATGGAATCACTTCCTTGTCACCGTCTCATCACTTGGTTGCCTTGGGTAACATCCACGGAGACATTAAAATAGTGCATCTAA GTTCTCCCAAGTATGTGCAATTATCCAATGCATTTGAAAGCAAGGTTCTTGGGTTGTGTTGGGCTGATGATCAAAAGCTTGTATCATCTGGACCAGAGGGCCGACTG ATTTTATGGAATGTCTGTATGACTGAAAATGAGCTGACAGCTGCAAAATCCATGATGTTCTTCCTTCCTGAATCAAGGCAACGCTGGATTACCACAGCTGCTGTGCTTCCGTACGGAAGGGGAATCTTGTGCGGAGACAAACGTGGTTCACTGCATCACTTCCCCTATCCAGTTGATAGCAACACTGAg CCAATTCAGCCTGTTACTACGCTACGAGGGGTTCACGGTAAAGTAGGGGTAACTGACATTTGTTGCCATAACAACAACGTATATAGTACCGGACGAGATGGCACGTATAAAGAATATCAGTTCCACGATAATTTCTTACAAGTTATGAACACTAATAAGGTTTACAAAGGTTTTGAATGGATTGAAAAAATACTCATTAAAGAAAATGGTGAAATGCAAGTTCTGGGATTCCATACA ACTCACTTTGTGGTTTGGTCTGTCAGTCAGAATCAGACATTATTTCAAGTAGATTGCGGTGGAGGTCATCGAACCTGGGGATACGCTGAACTAGAGAACATTTCTTGCTTTGCCTTTATTAAAGCCAGAGATGTATTCTTATGTAAACAGACAGGATTACAGAAGCAACTTATTCTTAAG GATAGTCTACATGGAAGGGAGTTGACATGTGCTAAGTTTCTTGAAAGAATCAATGTAAaag GTATTGGTTACCTTCTCATGGCCACTGGGAGTGAAGATACAATGGTCAAAATTGTAGCTGTCGATT GCAAAACATCTAAAGCAGTAGTTATAAAAACATTACAAGACCATATTTCTAGTGTTAGAGACCTTGCTATCTGTGAATCGCATTATAGCCATGGGATAAAGAAGCATGAATGCCAGAATAAAAGAGAAGAAGCGgagaaattgttattttctgtTGGAGGTAGATGCAGCATCAAATGTTGGAGACTTGTTATAAAGGATAATGCA GAAAACCTGGAATCTGCCTGTACTGTATCCCTTCTTGCGTCGTATGGCACGCTGGATGCTAAGCAAAGACGCAAACGAATGAGACAGAGACAACCATTGGACCCAGATACACGCTACATGGCGCTTCAAGTTACGTCCGCACAAGACGTAGATAAATCCCTTCCACATTACAATCAATTTCTAACTATAGCAGCATCTGACGGATTTATACG ATTATTTAACTTCAGTGAAGTTCACAAGACATTCATAAATATATGGTCATCCTCTTGGCATAATGTTTGTCTACTGTCTCTAACTCAAATCATTCACAAACTCCCAGAAGGCAATGCGGTAGTCGTCTGCTCAGCTGGGACAGATGGAAGAGTTGCATTGTGGGACATCACCAACTTAATTTATACCTACCATTCTGGTGTTGACAAATGTCAAAGATCAAATGAGGATAAATTTTATTCAGAAGATTCTTGTTCTTCAAAAGATGACATTTCTTGTAAAGGATTAGAATCTAattttaatttgcataaattaacTAAAGATGAATTAATGAATCCAGAGAGTTCTGAACATGCTGAAAGGCATTTAGAAAAAGCAATGTCTGCTGGTAGTAGCAGCAGTGTTCAAATTAAGGAAGATGTAGATATAACAGGTGCATCAGGTATTGAAGAAAATCATAAACCACTCTTTACAAAGAGAATACATCAATCCGGAATCAATACAATGGACATTGTAAATACAG gctCTGATTATTTATTAGCAAGTGGTGGTGATGATAATGCAATTCATGTTACCATATTGAAGGTCAGAATTCAAGAAAATGGACACATCAAATTTGATGTGGGTGATTCTTTTAGTATTCCTTCAGCCCATGCAACCCTAATCTCAG GTGTGAAGTTTCTAGATAAACACAATTTGTTATCATCGTCTATAGATCAACGTCTCAATAGTTGGAAAATAAATCACAATAAA atGAAACTTATTGGTTCGGAATTTACACATGTTGCAGATACATCAGGCTTAAATGTAACCATAATAGG agaAAAGGTTTATATATTACTTCATGGACAAGGCTTTCAGCTGCTTAGTACCTCTAGCAAGGTGGACGAATGA
- the LOC140047905 gene encoding ribonuclease P protein subunit p30-like translates to MAKFHDLNIPFTTDKKQLQKLIGSAANVGYEVVAVNHVVRDKKGLKNAPGPVELQNIDIANLKVKGRSLQQLSRVTLILKDNTTFARMSTDNAIQSYDLLAVQPTTDKLFLLACTQLEVDIISLDFTQRLPFFMKYHPVRAAQDRGVHFEIIYTPAINNTTARRNIIGNAHALVAVNNGKNVIISSQAERVMEIRSPYDVANLGLLFGLSESQCKNALSRNCRALLMHAISRKSVRSTLSVRRIEELAPKECWKVEANDPENIVKQTKTSEEDDGDVGRPKKKRKR, encoded by the exons ATGGCCAAGTTTCACGATCTAAATATTCCTTTTACAACAGATAAAAAACAGCTACAGAAGCTAATTGGAAGTGCTGCGAACG tTGGTTATGAAGTAGTAGCTGTCAATCATGTTGTGAGAGATAAGAAAGGG TTAAAGAATGCTCCTGGACCAGTAGAACTACAGAATATTGACATTGCAAACTTGAAG GTTAAAGGTAGAAGTCTTCAACAGCTGTCAAGAGTTACGCTTATTTTAAAGGACAACACAACGTTTGCAAGGATG TCAACAGACAATGCCATTCAATCATATGATTTGCTCGCTGTTCAACCAACAACAGACAAACTGTTCTTGTTGGCATGTACCCAATTGGAAGTAGATATTATATCACTGGACTTCACACAGCGGCttccattttttatgaaataccATCCTGTCAGAGCT GCTCAGGATAGAGGTGTACATTTTGAGATCATCTATACACCAGCCATCAACAACACCACTGCACGGCGAAACATTATCGGCAATGCACATGCATTAGTGGCAGTTAACAACGGAAAGAATGTTATCATTTCAAGCCAAGCTGAAAGA GTAATGGAGATACGATCACCATATGATGTTGCCAACCT CGGCCTGTTGTTTGGTTTGAGTGAAAGCCAATGTAAAAATGCATTATCAAGGAACTGTAGGGCTTTACTTATGCATGCCA tttctAGAAAATCTGTTCGATCAACATTGTCAGTTAGAAGAATTGAAGAACTAGCACCTAAAGAATGCTGGAAAGTAGAGGCCAACGACCCAGAGAATATTGTAAAACAAACGAAGACATCAGAAGAAGATGACGGCGACGTGGGAAGACCAAaaaagaagaggaaaagatga